A stretch of Fusarium poae strain DAOMC 252244 chromosome 2, whole genome shotgun sequence DNA encodes these proteins:
- a CDS encoding hypothetical protein (SECRETED:SignalP(1-24)), protein MPRQTTTLSKALVSMLPIAAQASAASLNSEYTFNPLHHLTGIAPYFESQDPPASPDAPQGCTAERAAYLVRHAAIYANDFDYEEYIEPFVEKLENKTGMDWSKIPYLNFLADWEAPISDAEVSLLTNLGRLEATKLGVDLEFRYPEFKQPKKVWTSTAERTVKSAQSFVRGLQADDTTIKVQQIYESEESGADSLTPYKACPAYSGSTGSEESSEYQEKYAKPIVERFNALASDFNFTINDIFGMQQLCGYETVVRGKSPFCNLELFTPDDWLGWEYAEDVRYHYNAGYGNEISGYVGMPWLNSTADLLMSGDSDEDLYVSFTHRELPPMVLVAMGLFNNSEPGGSESQINDTMPLTKINYRRAWKSSHILPFLSNIAIERLNCTGSYGYEDGEYYRVLVNSAPQPLPACEDGPGTSCTRDSFEEYVQARVDKFTGFTDKCGVDYDNSTDILSIYHE, encoded by the coding sequence ATGCCCCGTCAAACCACAACTCTGAGTAAGGCTCTTGTGAGCATGCTGCCTATCGCAGCTCAGGCTTCTGCAGCTTCTCTCAACTCCGAGTACACCTTCAACCCTCTGCATCACCTTACCGGAATCGCACCTTACTTCGAGTCTCAAGATCCTCCCGCTTCTCCAGATGCGCCTCAGGGTTGCACAGCTGAGCGCGCCGCTTACTTGGTGCGACATGCCGCCATTTACGCCAATGACTTCGACTATGAGGAGTACATTGAGCCCTTTGTCGAGAAGCTCGAGAACAAGACTGGCATGGATTGGTCCAAGATTCCCTACCTAAACTTCCTTGCCGACTGGGAGGCCCCCATCTCTGACGCCGAAGTTTCCCTATTGACCAACCTCGGTCGTCTTGAGGCTACCAAATTGGGAGTTGACCTTGAGTTCAGATACCCCGAGTTCAAGCAGCCCAAGAAGGTGTGGACTTCCACCGCCGAGAGAACTGTCAAGTCCGCTCAGTCCTTTGTCCGGGGTCTCCAAGCCGACGACACAACCATCAAGGTTCAGCAAATCTACGAGTCCGAGGAGTCTGGCGCCGACAGCTTGACTCCCTACAAGGCTTGCCCTGCTTATTCTGGCTCCACCGGTAGCGAGGAGTCTTCTGAGTATCAGGAGAAGTACGCCAAACCCATTGTCGAGCGCTTCAACGCTCTCGCATCTGACTTCAACTTCACCATCAACGATATTTTCGGAATGCAGCAGCTATGTGGGTACGAGACTGTTGTCCGTGGAAAGTCGCCTTTCTGTAACCTGGAGCTCTTCACCCCCGATGATTGGCTAGGCTGGGAATACGCCGAGGACGTCCGATACCACTACAACGCTGGTTACGGTAACGAGATTTCTGGATACGTTGGCATGCCCTGGCTCAACTCGACCGCTGATCTGCTCATGAGTGGCGACTCTGATGAAGACCTCTATGTTAGCTTCACTCACCGAGAGCTGCCTCCCATGGTCCTTGTCGCGATGGGTCTCTTCAACAACTCTGAGCCTGGTGGCAGCGAGTCCCAGATCAACGACACCATGCCCCTCACCAAGATCAACTACCGCCGCGCCTGGAAGAGCTCACACATCCTCCCATTCTTGAGCAACATTGCTATTGAGCGACTGAATTGCACCGGCAGCTATGGTTACGAAGACGGAGAGTACTACCGTGTTCTGGTGAACAGCGCGCCCCAGCCCCTGCCCGCTTGCGAGGATGGCCCCGGAACTAGCTGCACCCGTGATAGCTTTGAGGAATACGTTCAAGCTCGTGTTGACAAGTTCACTGGCTTCACTGACAAGTGCGGCGTGGACTACGACAACTCTACCGACATCCTGTCCATTTACCACGAATAA